One Lucilia cuprina isolate Lc7/37 chromosome 4, ASM2204524v1, whole genome shotgun sequence DNA segment encodes these proteins:
- the LOC111689435 gene encoding uncharacterized protein LOC111689435, with the protein MFYRHKVLLKLLLHILLLLFGDFNNSWIKIKLTVNGNPIDKRPFLQIKIPSIRRLIISHPHKPYYLQCKAYIDESSYQNETEYFFTWLFNDKSLKNKKPNNFNIYRNGTLRISGDEKISGEYRCKINANKTAVISESITVEYAVLKRRPANVSLTAQSGLSFTLNCPIFSIPPANVTWYYGNVSLSKIFNENSFLFLNNGSLVIRQVKAENAGKYRCNAHNQYTAKEHRQATLNLNVEETSDDQRPPNGQLIPHLQNTTLYVPLNDDLNLTCCTPTDDVPIEWWFHQSSATPWIKLSNNSKEYHIRNSIEQYEGYYTCATIISNQTFHVIVTRPPVVSQELPMYKGYAAATIVYKCLVTGNPRPTITWYHNGEVFNSSITRYINGNQLHIESFDPEESGIYQCFARNIAGEVYTAGEIRPDRVVVKANPLKNIRCFAHTFSSVNVTFENESSVSLFVVNIIQNNPFRWSSPFSPMKLNTSYVIIDNDLPYIRPFELIIRGLVPTSDISVGSNPTGMLSTLRSQPVTCCTQGLPLRVVQLGNNTFVTWSLIAMNTKKYFIVQFSINNSSPDPQYSVSQPLVGTVQIVNLNAEDIYHKLRNIEALNASESRRVLQNAVSSYSDNDATITNNLDGEENIFNLVLPANVTGLMMNHFTRLKLRVLLITSENENLAQDFRYVEWKSIVNDTGDVIAIPYHLTTIESRMLIFHFQEGFNESCVQVCYRRIHFPHIIEEKRKCEKHSLEHTDMEITNLHPNTHYSFHFSSCDTNIFYGQMDVVTLQDPPGTINVPNVTRQNGLKLNWEPPLQPNGKIHHYNILWTLGNVTHEANVLDCKICYYKFPNISESAKINISVRVVGETGVGAPISIDLRHINHLSLEKEGSGSSSQVYSGIAIGSLLSIVCIFGFAILIMIQRKRFKARQQGPTHLSTPTDIHFGNLSNTGLPGGSAGGLSSTTMPPDCHEMQNLIPKVAGRRIDLMPSERSKYETTQLPNGNGDVTLKALDNLEITNNSSILSEYDMGSEHNLSSQPLCKTSPHKKSSKVATVSECSGQTTTKPFFIPFKTIHPHSVAIAQKQSSSTFAASVQTPPNSIALTLSPVETMNSSFSSRRSNSLSSSSNSNGSCSTANSIKSKQFHGNFPKHSTSIDGICLLAEEQTASTPTPTSETDVTAEVLKNGFQHNGEHFNIISSHCPLNPSTSKTSPTTRTSIFKTKIHNNNNKKNKSKKSTNLQNSFKKEKHQQPQSSKLKTAAALTATTNYPHNSELSYIVPVTDPLTDSASVSTTSKSLKTWSQPLTTFATTSSGLATKHKYPNMDPNG; encoded by the exons tTAATGGCAATCCAATAGATAAAAGaccatttttacaaattaaaattcccTCCATAAGAAGACTGATAATTTCACATCCGCATAAGCCCTATTATTTACAGTGTAAAGCCTATATTGATGAGTCCTCCTATCAGA atgaaactgaatatttttttacatggcTTTTCAACGACAAGAGTCTCAAGAATAAGaaaccaaataattttaatatttatcgtAATGGAACCTTAAGAATTTCAGGCGATGAAAAAATCAGTGGCGAATATCGTtgtaaaataaatgcaaataaaactGCCGTTATATCGGAGAGTATAACAGTGGAATATGCTG TACTCAAACGTCGTCCTGCCAATGTTAGTTTAACAGCACAATCTGGTTTGTCCTTCACATTAAATTGTCCTATTTTTAGCATTCCACCTGCCAATGTAACGTGGTATTATGGAAATGTATcgttatcgaaaattttcaatgagAACAG ttttttatttttaaataatggcaGTTTGGTTATAAGACAAGTTAAAGCAGAAAATGCTGGCAAATATCG ATGTAATGCCCACAATCAATACACAGCCAAAGAGCATCGTCAagcaacattaaatttaaatgttgagGAAACTAGTGATGATCAAAGACCTCCCAATGGACAATTAATACCTCATTTACAAAATACCACATTATATGTTCCGCTAAATgatgatttaaatttaacatgttGTACACCAACGGATGATGTACCCATTGAATGGTGGTTTCATCAGTCAAGTGCTACACCATGGATTAAGTTATCGAATAATAGTAAAGAATATCACATACGAAACAGTATAGAACAATATGAAGGCTATTATACATGTGCTACAATTATAAGTAATCAG ACCTTTCATGTCATTGTTACCAGACCTCCTGTTGTTTCCCAAGAATTGCCCATGTATAAGGGTTATGCAGCCGCCACAATCGTCTATAAATGTTTAGTGACGGGGAATCCCCGTCCCACTATAACATGGTATCATAATGGTGAAgtatttaatagttctataaCGCGTTATATAAATGGCAATCAATTGCATATCGAATCATTTGATCCCGAAGAAAGTGGGATATATCAATGTTTTGCTCGTAATATAGCCGGTGAGGTTTACACAGCCGGTGAAATACGTCCAGATCGAGTGGTTGTTAAAGCAAATCCTCTAAAGAATATACGTTGTTTTGCTCATACATTTAGTTCGGTGAATGTAACGTTTGAAAATGAAAGTTCAGTG TCCCTCTTCGTAGtgaatattatacaaaataatccATTTCGTTGGAGCTCGCCATTCTCACCGATGAAACTGAATACTTCATACGTCATTATAGACAATGATTTACCATACATACGACCATTTGAGCTAATAATACGTGGCCTAGTGCCCACCTCCGACATTAGTGTGGGCAGCAATCCTACGGGTATGTTAAGCACACTAAGAAGTCAACCGGTTACATGTTGTACCCAGGGCT TACCTCTGCGCGTTGTACAATTAGGCAATAATACTTTTGTCACCTGGTCCCTGATTGCAATGAATaccaagaaatattttattgtacaaTTTTCCATCAACAATAGTAGTCCTGATCCGCAATATTCAGTGTCACAGCCCCTGGTGGGCACCGTAcaaatagtaaatttaaatgctgaagatatttatcataaattaagaaatattgaaGCTTTAAATGCCAGCGAATCGCGAAGAGTTCTTCAAAATGCCGTATCAAGTTATAGTGATAATGATGCCACCATAACGAATAATTTAGATGGAGAGGAGAATATCTTTAATTTGGTCCTACCAGCCAATGTTACCGGTTTAATGATGAATCATTTTACACGTTTAAAATTGCGAGTTTTACTGATTACCAGCGAAAATGAAAATCTGGCTCAAGATTTTCGTTATGTAGAATGGAAATCg ATTGTTAATGATACTGGTGATGTTATAGCCATACCTTATCATTTGACCACCATAGAATCGCGCatgttaatttttcattttcaggAGGGTTTCAATGAGTCCTGTGTACAAGTGTGTTATCGTCGTATACACTTTCCGCATATTATCGAGGAAAAACGAAAATGTGAAAAACATTCGTTAGAGCATACCGACATggaaataacaaatttacatCCCAATACCCACTAcagttttcatttttctagCTGCGATACCAACATATTCTATGGACAAATGGATGTTGTGACTTTACAAGATCCTCCGGGTACTATAAATGTTCCAAATGTCACTAGACAAAATGGTTTAAAGTTAAACTGGGAACCGCCTTTACAGCCAAATGGTAAAATAcatcattataatattttatggaCTCTGGGTAATGTAACGCATGAGGCTAATGTGTTagattgtaaaatttgttactATAAG tTTCCCAATATATCGGAGTCagccaaaataaatatttccgtTAGAGTGGTGGGTGAGACGGGTGTTGGTGCTCCCATTTCCATAGATTTACGCCATATCAATCATTTGTCCTTGGAAAAGGAAGGTTCTGGTTCTAGTTCTCAGGTCTATAGTGGCATTGCTATTGGTTCTTTACTCTCCATAGTTTGTATCTTTGGTTTTGCTATTTTAATAATGATACAAAGAAAACGCTTTAAGGCTCGTCAGCAAGGACCCACCCACTTGTCCACACCCACCGACATACACTTTGGCAATCTTAGTAATACTGGTTTGCCGGGAGGTAGTGCTGGTGGTCTTAGTTCTACTACCATGCCACCAGACTGTCATGAAATGCAAAATCTTATACCTAAGGTGGCGGGACGAAGAATTGATCTTATGCCCAGTGAACGTTCCAAATACGAGACTACCCAGCTGCCCAATGGCAATGGAGATGTGACACTTAAAGCCTTAGATAATCTGGAAATTACTAATAATTCTTCGATTTTAAGTGAGTACGATATGGGCAGTGAACATAATCTATCGTCGCAGCCATTGTGCAAGACAAGTCCCCATAAAAAGTCCTCAAAAGTGGCCACCGTCTCGGAGTGTAGTGGCCAAACGACAACAAAacccttttttatacccttcaaaaCGATACATCCCCACAGTGTGGCCATAGCGCAGAAACAAAGTTCCTCAACATTTGCGGCCAGTGTGCAAACACCGCCAAATTCCATAGCTTTGACTTTATCACCAGTTGAAACTATGAATAGCAGTTTTAGCTCACGTCGCAGCAATAGTTTAAGTAGCAGTAGTAATAGTAATGGCAGTTGTAGTACTGCCAATTCCATTAAGTCTAAACAGTTCCATGGTAATTTTCCTAAACATTCCACATCGATAGATGGCATTTGTCTATTGGCCGAAGAGCAGACGGCCTCAACACCAACGCCCACCTCCGAAACGGATGTAACGGCAGAGGTGCTGAAAAATGGTTTCCAACATAATGGAGAG catttcaatataatttcaaGTCATTGCCCCCTAAATCCATCCACGTCGAAAACTTCACCTACAACAAGAACTTCAATATTCAAAACGAAAAtccacaataacaataataagaaaaataaatccaaaaaatctacgaatttacaaaattcctttaaaaaagaaaaacaccaaCAACCTCAATCATCCAAATTAAAAACAGCGGCAGCATTAACAGCAACAACGAATTATCCTCATAACAGCGAGTTATCGTATATAGTTCCTGTCACTGATCCTTTAACAGACTCGGCATCAGTGTCTACAACTTCAAAATCGCTTAAAACTTGGTCACAACCACTAACGACTTTTGCCACAACCTCAAGCGGTTTAGCAACGAAACATAAATATCCAAATATGGATCCAAATGGTTGa